Proteins from a genomic interval of Methanobacterium sp.:
- a CDS encoding aminodeoxychorismate/anthranilate synthase component II, which yields MILIIDNYDSFTYNLYQLVGEFEKDICVFRNDEITIAEIKKLQPDRIIISPGPGNPENERDFGVSRDTILEIGQETPLLGVCLGHQGIFTAFGGEITRTEPVHGKKSLIHHQNTGMFQGVKSPLQAARYHSLVCKRDSTPSSMDILAETDDGMIMAIKHHDYPIFGLQFHPESIGTGDGRRIMKNFLEMEIS from the coding sequence TTATGATTCTTTCACCTATAACCTCTATCAACTGGTGGGAGAATTTGAAAAGGACATCTGTGTTTTCAGGAATGATGAAATAACCATCGCCGAAATAAAAAAACTGCAACCCGACCGGATCATAATATCTCCAGGTCCTGGAAACCCGGAAAATGAGAGGGATTTCGGTGTTTCCAGAGACACCATCCTGGAAATTGGCCAGGAAACACCACTTTTAGGTGTTTGTCTCGGACACCAGGGCATATTTACAGCGTTTGGTGGTGAAATCACCCGTACAGAACCTGTTCACGGGAAAAAAAGCCTGATCCACCATCAAAATACTGGCATGTTCCAGGGTGTTAAAAGCCCCCTCCAGGCAGCAAGATACCATTCTCTGGTGTGTAAAAGGGATAGTACACCATCCTCCATGGATATACTGGCTGAAACTGATGATGGGATGATAATGGCCATTAAACACCATGATTATCCCATATTCGGTCTTCAATTCCACCCGGAGTCCATTGGAACTGGTGATGGTCGGAGGATCATGAAAAATTTCCTGGAGATGGAAATTTCATGA